From the genome of Rhizobacter sp. AJA081-3:
TCACCGGGCATCGGCAGCGGGCTGGACGTCAGCTCGATCATCACGCAGCTGATGGCCATCGAGCGGCAGCCACTCAAGCAGCTCGAGACCGCCGAGACGAAGATCCAGTCGCAGATCTCCGAGGTCGGCAAGATCAAGAGCGCGCTGTCCAAGTTCCGCGACGTGGCAGCCAAGCTCGCCTCCACCGACTTCTGGCGCACCACCACCGGCAAGTCGAACAGCACGGCGGTGGGCGTGACCACCAGCAGCACCGCAAGCCCGGCGAGCTTCGCGGTCGAGGTGACGTCGCTGGCCAAGGCGCAGACCATCGCCGCGCCGGCCGTGGCCACGAGCAGCACGACGCTGGGCACGGGCACGCTGACGATCCAGCGCACCGGCGGCGGCGACCCGTTCGACGTCGCGATCGAGGCCACCGACACGCTGGCGGGCATCCGCGACAAGATCAACGCGGCCGGTGCCGGCGTCACGGCCAGCATCCTCACCGATGCCAGCGGCGCGCGGCTGGTGATGCGCGCCAACGCCACCGGCACCGACAACGCCTTCAACACCACGGTCAGCGGTACCGGCCTGGACGGCCTCACCTTCAACGCGGCCACGCAGACGGGCGGCGCCACGCCCGCGCAGCCGGCCGCCAACCTCGTGGCCACGGTGAACAACCTGCCGGTGAGTTCGGCCAGCAACACGCTGACCGACGTGTTCGACGGCGTGACGCTGACGATGACGGCCGAGACGGCCGGCCCGGTGACGATCGACGTCGCCGCCGACACCGAGACACTGAAGAAGACGCTCACCGAGTTCGCCACTGCCTACACCGAACTCTCCAAACTGATCGTCACCGACACCAAGTACGACGCGACCGCCAAGAAGGCCGGGGCACTGCAGGGTGACAGTGCCATCGTCGGCCTGCAGAACCGCCTGCGCTCGATGCTCGGCGCGAGCAGCGGCGCCTCGACGGCCTATGCGCGGCTGTCCGATGTCGGCTTCGAGATGCAGCAGGACGGCAGCCTGACGGTCAACAGCACCAAGCTCGACAAGGCGATCGCCAACCTGTCCGAGCTGAAGGCACTGTTCTCCAACTCCAGCCTCACCGACGCGAACCTCGACGGCTTCGGCAAGCGCTTTCGCGTGGTGGCCAGCGACATCCTGGGCATCGACGGTGCGCTGACCTCGCGCACCACTGGCCTGAGCGACAAGCTCAAGCGCAACCAGACCTCGCAGGACCGCATGGAAGAGCGCCTGGCGCAGACGCAGAAGCGGCTGGAGAAGCAGTACAGCATGCTCGATGCGAAGCTGGGCACGCTCAACGGCCTGAGCACCTACGTGACCAATCAGGTCGCGCAGTGGAACAAGGCCTGATGCGGCAGCGCTGAAGGCCGGATCAGCCCGGGATTAACGGGCGTCCGGCGACTCAAGTCGCACGGTGGTGGGCCGATATTCATCGCAAGTCAACCAGCAAGAGGCCTTCGATGTTCGCAGCCACCTTCTCCAAGCCGCGCGCCATGCATTCGCTGGCCAGCGCGTACCAGCAGGTCGGGCTCGAGACCGCCACCTCGAACGCGACGCCGCACAAGCTGATCGAGATGTTGTTCGACGGCTTCCAGGACGCGATCGCGCGGGCCCGCGGCGCGATGCTCGCCCGGCAGATAGAGGCCAAGGGCCGTGCGATCAGCCATGCCGCGCGCATCGTCGAGGAAGGCCTGAAGGCGGGCCTCAACCTGGCCGACGGCGGCAAGCTGGCCGCCGACCTGGACGCGCTGTATGCCTATGTGGGCATGCGGCTGACCCACGCGAACCTGCACAACGATGCCCAGGCCCTGGACGAATGCGCCAGCCTCATCGAGCCGGTGCGCAGCGCCTGGGCCGAGATCGGCCCGCGCGTCTCCAAAGCGGCGCAGTGACGGCCGATCCCCCATGACCTTCTGCGGAACGCCTGCCATGCCGTCGCAACTGCTCAACTACTACGAAGCCATCGAACAAGCCAGCCAGGACATGCTGGAAGCCGCACGCAGCGGCAACTGGGACCAGGTGGTCAAGCTCGAAGGCGCCTGTGCGCTGCTCATCTCGCAGCTCAAGCATGCGGCTTCGGCGCAACCGCTGCCCACCGAAGAGGCGCAGCTGAAGTCGCGCATCATGCAGCGCATCCTCGTCAATGACGCCGAGGTGCGCCAGCTCGCCGAGCCCTGGCTCGAGCAGCTCGACGAGCTGCTCGCCGGCCGCACCAAGACCCTGCACTGAACCCCTTTCTTCTGCGCAGCGACATGGAAACATTGCCGATGCCGCTGGACTCGCTGGCCGCCCAGAACGGCGGGCTGGACGAGTTCCGCATCACCGCGCCGCGAGAGATCACGGCCATGCTCAAGCAGTTTCAGGACGGCAACGTGCTGCTGAACCTGAACGGCAGCAACGGCGCGATGCTGTCGACCACGCTGTGGTCGCTGGACCCGAATCGCGGGCAGCTCAGCTTCAGTGCCGACGCCAACATGCCGGTGACCCAGCGTCTGATCGAATGCGACGAGGCCGTCGCGGTGGGTTACCTCGACAGCATCAAGATCCAGTTCGACGTGCAGGGCCTGGTGCTGGTGCGCGGCATCGGCGGCAGCGCCATCAGCGCGCGCTTGCCGCGCGAACTGTTCCGCTTCCAGCGGCGCAACTCCTTCCGCGTCCGGCCGCTGCTGCGCAGCTCGCCGCTGGCGCGCGTGCGCCACCCGGCGATCGCCGAGATGCAGCTCGCGCTGC
Proteins encoded in this window:
- the fliD gene encoding flagellar filament capping protein FliD yields the protein MATISSPGIGSGLDVSSIITQLMAIERQPLKQLETAETKIQSQISEVGKIKSALSKFRDVAAKLASTDFWRTTTGKSNSTAVGVTTSSTASPASFAVEVTSLAKAQTIAAPAVATSSTTLGTGTLTIQRTGGGDPFDVAIEATDTLAGIRDKINAAGAGVTASILTDASGARLVMRANATGTDNAFNTTVSGTGLDGLTFNAATQTGGATPAQPAANLVATVNNLPVSSASNTLTDVFDGVTLTMTAETAGPVTIDVAADTETLKKTLTEFATAYTELSKLIVTDTKYDATAKKAGALQGDSAIVGLQNRLRSMLGASSGASTAYARLSDVGFEMQQDGSLTVNSTKLDKAIANLSELKALFSNSSLTDANLDGFGKRFRVVASDILGIDGALTSRTTGLSDKLKRNQTSQDRMEERLAQTQKRLEKQYSMLDAKLGTLNGLSTYVTNQVAQWNKA
- the fliS gene encoding flagellar export chaperone FliS, whose amino-acid sequence is MFAATFSKPRAMHSLASAYQQVGLETATSNATPHKLIEMLFDGFQDAIARARGAMLARQIEAKGRAISHAARIVEEGLKAGLNLADGGKLAADLDALYAYVGMRLTHANLHNDAQALDECASLIEPVRSAWAEIGPRVSKAAQ
- a CDS encoding flagellar protein FliT, yielding MPSQLLNYYEAIEQASQDMLEAARSGNWDQVVKLEGACALLISQLKHAASAQPLPTEEAQLKSRIMQRILVNDAEVRQLAEPWLEQLDELLAGRTKTLH
- a CDS encoding flagellar brake protein gives rise to the protein METLPMPLDSLAAQNGGLDEFRITAPREITAMLKQFQDGNVLLNLNGSNGAMLSTTLWSLDPNRGQLSFSADANMPVTQRLIECDEAVAVGYLDSIKIQFDVQGLVLVRGIGGSAISARLPRELFRFQRRNSFRVRPLLRSSPLARVRHPAIAEMQLALRVIDVSIGGCALFLPDDVPAIQAGMVMNQVQIDLDADTRLVANLRMQHATVLNPEARGARLGCEFVNLANDAERILQRFIDQTQKRRRLMSLD